The sequence ACATTACTGGATGACTTGGATGCTTTTATGGATGTGTTAGCAGCCAGCGATCGCCAAGTGATGGTGGTTTTTGTGCCAGAGCATGGTGCTGCATTGGAAGGTGACCGTATGCAAATACCTGGTATGCGTGAAATACCTACGTCCGACATTACCCACGTGCCGGTTGGCGTTCGTTTTATTGGTACGCAGGCAATTGCTCCTGAGACGACTCTTCAAATTAGTACGCCGACCAGTTATTTAGCATTATCTGAACTCATTTCTAGAGTGATCAAAAGAGATGTGTTTGACCAGCCGCAAGTTGAGTGGCGAACACTGATATCTGACTTACCAGAGACTCAAGCTATTTCGGAAAATAGTGGAACAGTCATGATGAATTATCAAGGTGTTCCTTATCTGCGCTTAGGCGAACGTGATTGGGTTAAGTATGCACGATAAGAAACATGCAATCTCAGCTTTTAATAAGACTAGTTTGGCTTTATCTGATGATGTTGAGCTGCTCAAAAAGCAGCTTAAAATGGATTCTTTTAATTATGTAGATATTGCTTCGATACAAGCTTGGGAAGCCTCTTTAGGTGAATGGCCTTTACTTGCTGAGTGGGATACATGGAGCAAAGATTAAAATGACTAAGAGCTATTTTTAAGTGTTGATTTTAGAGGGTGCAAGAGGCGTTATATGCAAGTAACTGTAGTTGGGCTGCGCGGGGAGTGGGAGCAACTAGTATTGCTGCAATGCTTGCTGATGCACTGAGTCTAATGGGGGAGTCAGTATTACTGATTGATTTAAACCCCAGTGATCTTTTACGCCTGTATTTTAATATACCTTATGCTGACAAGCAGGGCTGGGCGCTGGCTGAAGCCAATGGCAGTGGCTGGGAGCGGCAGACGTATCAAGTTAAAGATAATTTTTATGTCTTACCCTATGGGCGTCATGGCTTAACAGCGCTGGGCGTGCATATGGATACGCCCATCAGTGCGCCAGCGTTATGGCTTAATGAAAAATTAAGTGCTGCTACAGGCTGTTCATGGGTGATTTTTGACGCAGCAGATACGCGCGGACAGCATGCCCGTTTGCACCAGAGCAGTGACTTACATTTATTAGTCACTCATGCGGATATGGCCAGTCATATCTTATTAGGACAGCATCATTTAGCAGAAAAGACAAAAATAGTTGTTAATCAACTAGATGTTAAGCAGCGTTTAAGTGATACGGTTTTATTGGACTGGAATATACGCTATGCAAAGCATTTGGTGCCAATCAGTGTGCGTCAAGATTTACATGTGCAAGAAGCTTTTGCGCATAAAATGCCAGCGACAAGCTACTTTCCTGACTCTTCGAGTGCGCAAGATGTATTAAGTTTAGCAACCTGGTGTTTAGTGCAGCGCGGTGCTGCTTGATGATTCAGCGTCATAAATTGCCTGAGCTCAGCCAGCAATACCGAAATGCCCGAGGGCAGCAGATGGGGTCGATAACAGCGGCTTTATTTGTTTGTGTGAAAATGTTGGCTTATATGTTTTTACGCCTAGAAGATCAAGCATGGCAACAACTTTGGCAGCGCTA comes from Pseudomonas sp. C27(2019) and encodes:
- a CDS encoding cellulose synthase operon protein YhjQ/BcsQ, translating into MGATSIAAMLADALSLMGESVLLIDLNPSDLLRLYFNIPYADKQGWALAEANGSGWERQTYQVKDNFYVLPYGRHGLTALGVHMDTPISAPALWLNEKLSAATGCSWVIFDAADTRGQHARLHQSSDLHLLVTHADMASHILLGQHHLAEKTKIVVNQLDVKQRLSDTVLLDWNIRYAKHLVPISVRQDLHVQEAFAHKMPATSYFPDSSSAQDVLSLATWCLVQRGAA
- the bcsR gene encoding BcsR/BcsP family cellulose biosynthesis protein — its product is MHDKKHAISAFNKTSLALSDDVELLKKQLKMDSFNYVDIASIQAWEASLGEWPLLAEWDTWSKD